In one Lolium rigidum isolate FL_2022 chromosome 3, APGP_CSIRO_Lrig_0.1, whole genome shotgun sequence genomic region, the following are encoded:
- the LOC124694413 gene encoding uncharacterized protein LOC124694413 → MDDGSFPRTHLGGGGRRRLVVRAFYLRMSSSCSFAGQPPEELTLVYHPAIGGAALEVAGRALPPASAVHVPLLRVRGAHGDAGKAKEAAAYASADRVSAAEGARFAVFAGRELAADGVFVRRAEGGWRVECRRALASRARVAEVVVLAEGGVLVRARAKASIGCLTRLEGIPEEEACGCGACGEEEWEVVGDDDGSDSGDEYWKCKEREEAAEMETVRWALEMGAWAVCVGVGLLATARRFSRKRPLR, encoded by the coding sequence ATGGACGACGGCAGCTTCCCCCGCACGCACCTCgggggaggaggccggcggcggctcgTGGTCCGCGCCTTCTACCTCCGCATGTCCTCGTCCTGCTCCTTCGCGGGGCAGCCGCCCGAGGAGCTCACGCTCGTCTACCACCCGGCCATCGGCGGCGCGGCGCTGGAGGTCGCCGGCCGCGCGCTCCCGCCGGCGTCGGCCGTTCACGTGCCCCTCCTGCGCGTCCGCGGCGCCCATGGCGACGCAGGCAAGGCCAAGGAGGCGGCAGCGTACGCGAGCGCCGACCGCGTCTCGGCGGCCGAGGGCGCGCGGTTCGCGGTGTTCGCGGGGAGGGAGCTGGCGGCGGACGGCGTGTTCGTGCGGCGCGCTGAAGGAGGGTGGCGCGTCGAGTGCCGCCGCGCGTTGGCGTCAAGGGCGCGGGTGGCGGAGGTGGTGGTCCTCGCGGAGGGCGGCGTGCTGGTGCGGGCCAGGGCGAAGGCGTCCATCGGGTGCCTGACCAGGCTGGAGGGGATACCGGAGGAGGAGGCGTGCGGGTGCGGGGCCTGCggggaggaggagtgggaggtggtcggcgacgacgacggcagcgacagCGGCGATGAGTACTGGAAGTGtaaggagcgcgaggaggcggcggagatGGAGACGGTGCGGTGGGCGCTCGAGATGGGCGCGTGGGCGGTGTGCGTCGGCGTCGGCCTGCTCGCCACCGCACGACGGTTCAGCCGGAAGCGGCCGCTCCGATGA